A single genomic interval of Microthrixaceae bacterium harbors:
- a CDS encoding META domain-containing protein, whose translation MAQQRELGRWGRSAMALPLVIGLAALALSGCGDETDDATTATTTTAAPAAGGDNDANTGNGSTGMIAELEGRTFISTSVTGHDLVADSVISLTVLEGKISLNAGCNTIGGGIAVDDSGVLAFTGEPFMTMMGCDDDLMAQDTWLNELFTTGVEATLDGANLTLVGGDVTIELAEEADSGLTGTAWTLDGIIENDAVSSLPAGADPATLEIAEDGTASVFAGCNTGGTTVTIGESTLTFDPMRLTKMACEADATTIETAVTTVLDGEVEMELNGKTLTLTKGDKGLMFRAG comes from the coding sequence ATGGCTCAGCAACGTGAACTTGGTCGATGGGGGCGCTCGGCGATGGCGCTGCCGCTCGTCATCGGACTGGCCGCACTGGCGTTGTCCGGATGCGGCGACGAAACCGACGACGCCACAACCGCAACCACCACCACGGCTGCGCCAGCGGCCGGCGGGGACAACGACGCCAACACCGGCAACGGGAGCACGGGCATGATCGCCGAACTCGAAGGACGCACCTTCATCTCGACCTCGGTCACCGGCCACGACCTCGTCGCCGACAGCGTCATCTCCCTCACCGTCCTCGAGGGGAAAATCAGCCTGAACGCCGGGTGCAACACGATCGGCGGAGGAATAGCGGTCGACGACTCCGGCGTGCTCGCTTTCACGGGCGAGCCGTTCATGACGATGATGGGCTGCGACGACGACCTCATGGCCCAGGACACCTGGCTCAACGAACTGTTCACCACCGGCGTCGAGGCGACCCTCGATGGGGCGAACCTGACGCTCGTCGGCGGCGACGTCACCATCGAACTCGCCGAGGAGGCCGACTCCGGCCTGACCGGCACCGCATGGACTCTCGACGGCATCATCGAGAACGACGCCGTGTCGAGCCTGCCCGCCGGGGCCGACCCTGCGACCCTGGAGATCGCCGAGGACGGTACGGCGAGCGTGTTCGCCGGATGTAACACCGGCGGCACGACCGTCACGATTGGTGAATCCACCCTCACCTTCGATCCGATGCGGCTCACGAAGATGGCCTGCGAAGCGGACGCGACCACGATCGAGACTGCGGTCACCACGGTGCTCGACGGCGAGGTCGAGATGGAACTCAACGGCAAGACCCTCACGCTCACCAAGGGCGACAAAGGCCTGATGTTTCGGGCCGGATAG
- a CDS encoding cytochrome P450 codes for MAFVSDLVESRRSEPRDDLLTRLIAAEEEGHRLSNDELIVLFTNIFGGAIETTASVMTSAFLELARHPDQLELVRGNTEALKVGAVEEILRYRPGFYATGNKTTRATQLAGLSFEAGEPVTSIIGAHNRDPARYDDPDRFDVTRDPTLWSFTFSMGPHFCLGQALARAELQELVATIARHTRDLELTAEPRWLPRVMVNNVDRCPVRYRFVDAPEPSVD; via the coding sequence ATGGCCTTCGTCTCCGACCTGGTCGAGAGCCGTCGGTCTGAACCTCGCGACGATCTGTTGACGAGGCTCATCGCCGCCGAGGAGGAGGGCCATCGCCTCAGCAACGACGAGTTGATCGTGTTGTTCACCAACATCTTCGGCGGAGCGATCGAGACGACGGCGAGCGTCATGACGAGCGCTTTTCTCGAGCTCGCTCGGCACCCGGACCAACTCGAGTTGGTGCGCGGGAACACCGAGGCACTCAAGGTCGGAGCGGTTGAGGAGATCCTGCGGTATCGCCCCGGCTTCTATGCGACCGGAAACAAGACGACCCGGGCGACACAGCTTGCCGGCCTGAGTTTCGAAGCGGGCGAACCCGTCACCTCAATCATCGGTGCGCATAACCGCGACCCTGCCCGATACGACGATCCCGACCGATTCGATGTCACCCGCGACCCCACGTTGTGGTCGTTCACCTTCTCGATGGGGCCACATTTCTGCCTGGGCCAGGCGCTGGCCCGCGCCGAGTTGCAGGAGCTGGTGGCGACGATTGCCCGGCACACCCGCGACCTGGAACTCACCGCTGAGCCGCGCTGGTTGCCGCGGGTCATGGTGAACAACGTCGATCGGTGTCCGGTGCGGTACCGATTCGTCGACGCACCCGAGCCGTCGGTCGATTAG